The following are encoded in a window of Gloeocapsa sp. DLM2.Bin57 genomic DNA:
- the nth gene encoding endonuclease III, translating into MSVANKILAILKETYPSATCSLNYDTPIQLLVATILSAQCTDERVNKVTPELFRCFPDAVGLAEADLTSLEGLIRSTGFYRNKAKNIQGSCQKIVSDFNGEVPQTMEELLTLPGVARKTANVVLANAFGINAGVTVDTHVKRLSNRLGLTTHSDPLKIERDLIKQLPQPEWENFSIHLIYHGRAVCQAKKPQCDRCVLFDLCPSGEKYKIKFG; encoded by the coding sequence ATGAGCGTTGCTAACAAGATATTAGCTATACTTAAGGAAACTTACCCTAGTGCAACTTGTAGCCTTAATTACGATACACCTATACAATTACTAGTAGCTACCATTCTTTCTGCTCAATGTACCGATGAAAGAGTAAATAAAGTTACACCAGAATTGTTTAGGTGTTTTCCCGATGCAGTTGGTCTAGCTGAAGCTGATTTAACAAGCTTAGAAGGGTTAATTAGGTCAACAGGATTTTATCGCAACAAAGCCAAAAATATTCAAGGATCTTGTCAAAAAATTGTCAGTGATTTTAATGGAGAAGTTCCTCAAACTATGGAGGAGTTATTAACTCTTCCTGGAGTAGCGAGGAAAACAGCTAATGTAGTCCTCGCTAACGCTTTTGGGATTAACGCGGGAGTAACAGTAGATACTCACGTTAAACGTTTGAGTAATAGATTGGGTTTAACCACTCATAGTGATCCTCTGAAAATAGAGAGAGATTTGATCAAACAATTACCTCAACCCGAGTGGGAAAACTTCTCTATTCACCTAATTTATCATGGTCGCGCTGTTTGTCAAGCGAAAAAACCACAGTGCGATCGCTGTGTCTTGTTTGATTTATGTCCTAGTGGAGAGAAGTATAAGATCAAGTTCGG